Below is a window of Halarcobacter anaerophilus DNA.
TCATTCCAGAACCTGAACGTCCTGCCATTTCAAAAGATGAAGAAGTAAGTCCTGCTGCTCCCATATCTTGAATACCGATAATCAAATCCTCTTTAAAAAGCTCTAAACAAGCCTCTAATAGAAGTTTTTCGGTAAAAGGATCTCCAACTTGCACAGTAGGTCTTTTTGATTCAGAATCTTCATCAAATGCAGCAGAACTCATAACCGCTCCGCCAAGACCGTCACGTCCAGTTTTAGAACCTACATACATTACAGGATTTCCTGCTCCTTCTGCAATTCCTAAAAAGATTTCATCAGCTTTTGCAATTCCTAGGTTAAAAGCGTTTACAAGGTTATTTCCTGCATAACACTCTTCAAAGTTTGTTTGTCCGCCTATTGTAGGAACTCCCATACAGTTACCGTACCCACCTATTCCGGCAACAACACCTCTTAAAAGGTATCTGTGTTTTTGAGCAGTTTGGCTATCTCCTTCAATTCCCGCAAATTGAATTAAATTCATAGAGGCAACAGGTCTTGCACCCATTGTAAATACGTCTCTCATGATTCCACCCACACCTGTTGCCGCTCCTTGATACGGTTCTATAAAAGAGGGGTGATTATGTGATTCCATTTTAAATACAGCGGCATAACCGTCTCCGATATCAATAACTCCCGCATTTTCTCCGGGACCTTGGATTACCCAAGGTGCTTTTGTAGGGAATCCGTTTAAATATTTTTTGCTTGATTTGTATGAACAGTGTTCTGACCACATTGCAGAAAAGATACCAATTTCAACATAATTTGGATCTCTTCCTAAAATTTCTTTGATGTTTTCTAATTCTTCAAGTGTCAAAGAGTGAGCAAGTGCTATCTCTTCAAGATTCATCTCTTTTTTTTGCATTTTACGCCTTAAATATGGTTGTTAAAAGTAAGGCGATTATATCCAAAAAGCTCTTAAGCTTTAGTTTTACCCCTCCGCTAAGATTTCTATTTTGTTATCTTTTAATTCAATGTATAACTCTTTTTTTCCCACAAAAGTATAATATTTTGTTTTATAATCTTCATCCATTACTACTTTAAACATATTTTTATTTAAAGAGTTTGGATAAGGTACGATATTTATATTTGAAAATTTTATTATTTTTTTCTCTTTTTTAGAAAAAATTCTCTCTTTATACTTTTTGAATTTTTCTATATCCATCCCGTCATGTCTTTTAAAAGAGTTTGAATAAAATTTCATATATTCATCTATATCAGATTTTTTCCAAGCATTTTTCCATTTGTAAATTGATGATAAAATAACACTTATATCGTTTCTAGAGACTTTTCTTATATCTTCTTCACTTATAAGCAGAATTGATTTATCATAATCAATACTCTCATCCAACATTTCAAGCTTTGGATTATCTAAAGCTATACAACCTTTTGTAAAGTTTTCTCTATCTTCATTTAAGGGCATTCCGTGTATCCAAATTCCCGAACCGTTTTTATTTCTCACTTTATCAAAAGTATTCGGATATGAAGTAACTAATGCCAAAGGACCGTAAAAGGCATCAAGTTTTGTTAATTTTTTTGTTAAATCATAAACGCCTATAGGGGTTTTAAGATCTCCCTCTTTTTGTTTATCTCCGTCATTTTGTCCGACAATAACATTATCTTCTAAAAGTAAGTTATAGTTATTTTTATCAATTTCAAAAAGTTTTAGCTCTCTTCTTTTCTTTTCTGCTAAAATAAGAAACTTTCTTGACTCATAATAACCGTAATCAACTCTTTTATCAGCTAGATATTTCTGCCAATACTCTTTTTTCATAAGTTCATTCTCAAGCTGCTGCTGAACCGCCTCTAAACCTTTAAGCCTATACACATCGACTAAGTCAGCCACCGCCACATTTACAATTAATATTAAAAACAATAATGTTTTTTTCACAAAAAACCCCTAAAATTTTATATTTCCTTTAGTTGCGCAATTGTATAATATTGCTTCTAATTTTTTAATAAAGAAGGGCAATGCATAGAGTAATACTGATACTTTTTTTGATAATTTCATCACTTTTTTCCATAGAAGTAAAAGAGACTAAGTGGCCGGCAGGCGAATCATTTTTAACTTTTTTAAACAAATATTCCATCCCGCAAAAATTATATTTCGATTTAGAAAAAGAAGATAGAGAACTTTGTTCCGAAATAACGGCAGGAAATTACTTTTATTTAATGGAAAACGAAGACGGAACTCTAAATCAGGTTCTTATACCGGTTTCAGAAGAGATTCAACTTCATGTTTATAAAGATAAAGATAGTTACAAATTTGAGACTCTTCCTATTAGTTACAGAGAATATAATGAAACAATTGCCATACCTATTAACACTTCAGTATCAAATGAATTGCAAGAAGCAACAGGAAATGCAGCCTTAGCAGCAAATTTAAAATCAATCTTTTCAACTTCGGTTAATTTTAGAAGAATGCAAAAAGGTGATTTTATTGCAATAGAATATACCCAAAAAGAGCTATTAGGCAGACCTTTCGGGCAACCTGATATAAAAGCCGCAATGGTTGAGATTTCAGGAAGAAAATATTATAGATTTAAAAATGAAAAAGATGATAAATATTATGACCAGACAGGAAAAGCTTTTACGAAATATTACTTTTTTAGAATCCCTTTAAGATATAAAAGAATATCAAGTAGATTTACAAAAAAAAGATGGCACCCTGTTTTAAAAAGATATAGAGCCCATTTAGGAACAGACTTTGCTGCTCCACGAGGAAGAAAAATCTATGCAGCAGGAGACGGTAGAGTAATATTTGTAGGAAGAAGAGGCGGTTACGGTAATTGTACTATTATACAACATCCAAACGGTTATAGAACCTTATATGGTCACCAAAGCAGATTTAAAGCAGGTCTAAGAAGAGGTCAAAGAGTTAAAAAAGGTGACCTAATAGGATATGTGGGAAGTACAGGGCTTAGTTCCGGTCCTCACTTACATTTAGGTGTATATAAAAATGGAAGAGCAATTAACCCTCTAAAAGTTATTAGAAAACCTGAACATATAGGCTTAAAAGGAAAAGAGAAAAAAACCTTTATTGCCAATGCTAAAAAAACAATACAAGAACTTGACAGCGTTGTAAAGGATGAGAATAGAAGCAAAGCAACAAAACTTGACAGAATAGTCTCGACAAGCGAACTTCTTCCAAGGAAAATTTAATGCCTTTAGAAAATGCTATAAAAAATCCTCATGAGCTTTTATCAAACTTAAATGAGCTTCATCCAAGTGATATAGCATTTTCTTTAAAAAAAATCGAACAAGAATCAACTGATGATTTTTATTATGTTTTAAAAGAAATCCCCGACGAAATTTTGGGGCAAGTAATACTTGAACTTCCCGATAATTTAAGAGAAGATGTTTATGAATTTTTATCTTCACAGAGACTTTGTGATGTTGTAGATGAACTTGATTCGGATGATGCAACGGATATTATTCAAGAAATTGAAGAGATAGATAATCAAAAAGCAAAAGAGATTTTTGACGGTCTTGAAGAAGATGATAAACATGAAATTAACTGGCTTAAGAGATACCATGAAGATGAAGCCGGTTCTTATATGCAAACAGAGCTTTTTTCTGCAAATATTCAGGAAAAAATTCAAGATTCGATTACAAGATTAAAAAAAGCAAAAGAGTCTCATGAACTGGAGAATATTCATCAAGTCTATATTGTAAATGATGATAAAAAATTGATTGCTTCTATACTTTTGGAAGATCTTATTCTTTTTGATTTTGAAAAAACATATGAAGAGATTATAGATTTACATGATGAAAATAGATTTAAACCTTTTATTGTCCATGATAAAGATCATATAGATGAAGTTGCCAAGCAAGTTGAAAAGTACGATTTAAACGTTATCCCCGTTGTAGGATACAATGAAATATTAGTAGGTAGAATTACAAATGACGATATTCTTGATGTAATTGAAGAAAATGCAACAGAACAGATGTATCAATTAGCCGGGGTTAATGATGATTTTGAGCATGAAGATAATCTTTTAAATACCGCAAAAAAGAGAGCTTTTTGGCTTTTTTTAAATTTAGGAACGGCAATTTTAGCCTCTCTTGTAATAGGATTATTTGACGAAACCATTGAATCTTATGTTGCGTTAGCTATTTTAATGCCTATAGTTGCCTCAATGGGAGGAAATGCAGGGACACAGACCTTAGCCGTTATGGTAAGACAATTAGCCTTGGGAGATATTGATTTTGACAACAGCAAAGATGCCATAAAAAAAGAGATTTTCATATCCTTGGCAAACGGTTTTATTTTTGCTTTGATTGTAGGTTTTGTTGCTTATATTTGGTTTAATACGGCACTTCTTGGTATTGTAATAGCCATGTCAATGGTAATAAATCTTTTCAGTGCAGGTTTTTTCGGAGCCTCTATACCTCTTTTTTTAAAAAAAATGGATATAGATCCTGCTATCGGAAGTACCGTTTTATTAACAACAGTAACTGATATTGTAGGTTTTTTCAGCTTTTTAATGTTAGCAAAAATGATTTTACTTTAATTAGTTAGACACTTTTCTTAACTATTTTTTGAACTCAATGCTAAAAAACCTGATGCTCCGATAAGTGCCCCGCCGCCCATCTTATTTATATTCGCAATATTTTTCTCAAATTTATTTAAAAACTTATTTGCACTAAAAGCATAAAACATCACAAAAAAGAAATCCATTAGTGCCATAGTAGGACACATAATTGACATTTGCAAAAACAAAGATTGGTTAAGATCAATAAACTGCGGAAAAAAAGCTGTAAAAAATACAATAGCTTTAGGATTTCCTGCTGCTACTAAAAAACCTTTTATATAGAGTTTTTTTCTAGACACATTTACAATAATTCTGCCGTCATTCTCTATTTTTTTAGGTTTAGATTTAATCATTTTTATTCCCATATATAAAAGGGTTATAACACCAAACCATTTAATAACTTGAAAAGCTAATTCGGAAGTTGAAATAATAGCTCCTAAACCAATAGCAACTAAAAGCATTTGAATAAAGTTTGCACTAATATCACCTAGTGCCGTAAATATCGTATTTTTGGTACCGTAATTTAAAGAATGAACAACTCCAAGTAAAATGCTAGGTCCCGGAGTCATAGTAAGTATTGCACAAGCTAAAACATAAGTTAACCAGATATGTAAATCCATAAATATCCTTTGATTTTAAAGGTACATTATACTACCAAAATCAAGAACGATATATCTTTTTTATGAATAGTTACTATACATATAAATTTTAATTTCAACAATTTTTGCAGATATACCAAAGAGTGTAAGCAAAACTTATATTACGTTTAGTTTTGCTTAACTTATTTTAAATAAATTTTTTATCACTTAAATTATCAACAATCTCTTTTGACAATTTATCGGTTTGAAATGCAATTTCTTTTGTTTGTCCTGCAATAGAAGCATTTTTTTGTGTTTGTTTATCTAATAAGGAAACTGCATCATTAATTTGAGAAATTCCTTGTTCTTGCTCTTTTGAAGCATTAGCTATATTTTTAATTGTTTCATTAGATTTCTCAATTCCATCTAATAGCTTATCGTATCCTTCAATCATTTTATCACTTGTCTCTTTCCCGTAACTTGCTTTTAAATTTGCTTTTTCAACAATATTTTTAATCTCTTTTGCTGCTTGGGCACTTCTATTGGCAAGATTTCTTACTTCTTGGGCTACTACTGCAAAACCTTTTCCTGCTTCACCTGCTGTTGCCGCTTCGACTGCCGCATTTAAAGATAATATATTTGTTTGAAAAGCTATTTGATCAATCACACTGATTGCTTCATTTATAGTATTTACTTGCACTTCTATTTCTGTCATTGCTTCACTTGTATTTCTTGCTAACTTTTGTCCTTCTTTTGCTGATATGTTCACTTGATTCGAATATTCCGACATAGAAATAACATTATTAGAATTTGCTGTAACGGTTGCGGTAATCTCTTCTAAAGCTGCTGCTGTTTGCTCTAAAGAAGCTGCTGCTTCGTTTGAACTTAAGTTTAATTCATCTACATTTTCAATCAAAGTATTTGAAGACTTTCTTAACGTTTCTCCAACTTTTAAAGATTGACTTAAGAGATTAGAAATAACATCACCTAACTCATTTATTGCATTTGCAACATTTGAATAGGTATCAGGG
It encodes the following:
- a CDS encoding L,D-transpeptidase family protein produces the protein MKKTLLFLILIVNVAVADLVDVYRLKGLEAVQQQLENELMKKEYWQKYLADKRVDYGYYESRKFLILAEKKRRELKLFEIDKNNYNLLLEDNVIVGQNDGDKQKEGDLKTPIGVYDLTKKLTKLDAFYGPLALVTSYPNTFDKVRNKNGSGIWIHGMPLNEDRENFTKGCIALDNPKLEMLDESIDYDKSILLISEEDIRKVSRNDISVILSSIYKWKNAWKKSDIDEYMKFYSNSFKRHDGMDIEKFKKYKERIFSKKEKKIIKFSNINIVPYPNSLNKNMFKVVMDEDYKTKYYTFVGKKELYIELKDNKIEILAEG
- a CDS encoding peptidoglycan DD-metalloendopeptidase family protein, translating into MHRVILILFLIISSLFSIEVKETKWPAGESFLTFLNKYSIPQKLYFDLEKEDRELCSEITAGNYFYLMENEDGTLNQVLIPVSEEIQLHVYKDKDSYKFETLPISYREYNETIAIPINTSVSNELQEATGNAALAANLKSIFSTSVNFRRMQKGDFIAIEYTQKELLGRPFGQPDIKAAMVEISGRKYYRFKNEKDDKYYDQTGKAFTKYYFFRIPLRYKRISSRFTKKRWHPVLKRYRAHLGTDFAAPRGRKIYAAGDGRVIFVGRRGGYGNCTIIQHPNGYRTLYGHQSRFKAGLRRGQRVKKGDLIGYVGSTGLSSGPHLHLGVYKNGRAINPLKVIRKPEHIGLKGKEKKTFIANAKKTIQELDSVVKDENRSKATKLDRIVSTSELLPRKI
- the mgtE gene encoding magnesium transporter, translating into MPLENAIKNPHELLSNLNELHPSDIAFSLKKIEQESTDDFYYVLKEIPDEILGQVILELPDNLREDVYEFLSSQRLCDVVDELDSDDATDIIQEIEEIDNQKAKEIFDGLEEDDKHEINWLKRYHEDEAGSYMQTELFSANIQEKIQDSITRLKKAKESHELENIHQVYIVNDDKKLIASILLEDLILFDFEKTYEEIIDLHDENRFKPFIVHDKDHIDEVAKQVEKYDLNVIPVVGYNEILVGRITNDDILDVIEENATEQMYQLAGVNDDFEHEDNLLNTAKKRAFWLFLNLGTAILASLVIGLFDETIESYVALAILMPIVASMGGNAGTQTLAVMVRQLALGDIDFDNSKDAIKKEIFISLANGFIFALIVGFVAYIWFNTALLGIVIAMSMVINLFSAGFFGASIPLFLKKMDIDPAIGSTVLLTTVTDIVGFFSFLMLAKMILL
- a CDS encoding LysE family translocator, giving the protein MDLHIWLTYVLACAILTMTPGPSILLGVVHSLNYGTKNTIFTALGDISANFIQMLLVAIGLGAIISTSELAFQVIKWFGVITLLYMGIKMIKSKPKKIENDGRIIVNVSRKKLYIKGFLVAAGNPKAIVFFTAFFPQFIDLNQSLFLQMSIMCPTMALMDFFFVMFYAFSANKFLNKFEKNIANINKMGGGALIGASGFLALSSKNS